A region of Plutella xylostella chromosome 29, ilPluXylo3.1, whole genome shotgun sequence DNA encodes the following proteins:
- the LOC105391045 gene encoding uncharacterized protein LOC105391045, which yields MKSKVEIEFVACEKCHLSENVDGSAAASKRRESTAPKIVVCPPMEEMSAPVPAGRGGRLLRALGRRLPRRSNDADSLDSSSSDSSEPRADDRSSCSASDSGSDGSERQRRHRSTVSLRRVFQSLNLTSRSHSSSPTERTRAPKKQQQPKRILRQPVTYTYVRGLSGLPTQRVPRHMVYCPSSGLHR from the coding sequence ATGAAAAGCAAGGTTGAAATCGAATTTGTGGCGTGTGAGAAGTGCCACTTATCGGAGAACGTAGACGGCTCAGCAGCTGCCAGCAAGCGGCGCGAGTCCACCGCTCCGAAGATCGTCGTGTGTCCCCCGATGGAGGAGATGAGTGCTCCGGTGCcggcggggcgcggcgggcggctgcTGCGGGCGCTGGGCCGGCGCCTGCCGCGGCGCTCCAACGACGCCGACTCGCTGGATAGCTCCAGCAGCGACAGCTCGGAGCCGCGCGCCGACGACCGCTCGTCCTGCTCCGCCAGCGACAGCGGCAGCGACGGCTCCGAGCGCCAGCGCCGCCACCGCTCCACCGTGTCCCTGCGCCGCGTGTTCCAGAGCCTCAACCTCACCTCGCGCTCGCACTCCAGCTCGCCCACCGAGCGGACGCGCGCGCCCAAGAAGCAGCAGCAGCCCAAGCGCATCCTCCGCCAGCCCGTCACCTACACGTACGTGCGCGGCCTCTCCGGCCTGCCCACGCAGAGGGTGCCCCGCCACATGGTCTACTGCCCCTCGTCGGGACTCCACCGATAA
- the LOC119693958 gene encoding cyclin-dependent kinase inhibitor 1C-like, with amino-acid sequence MFAKIVALFALVAVAVAAPRAAPAPAPAPAPAPAPAPQLLPYSYDYVVPAAAAPALPAVYSPYAPAPLAYSAYPAQPYYYR; translated from the exons ATGTTCGCCAAAATT gtTGCTCTGTTCGCTCTGGTGGCGGTGGCAGTAGcggccccgcgcgccgcccccgcccccgccccggcGCCCGCCccggcccccgcgcccgccccgcagCTGCTGCCCTACAGCTACGACTACGTggtgcccgccgccgccgcgcccgcgctgcCCGCCGTCTACTCGCCCTACGCGCCCGCGCCACTCGCCTACTCCGCCTACCCCGCGCAACCATACTACTACCGTTAA
- the LOC119694014 gene encoding cyclin-dependent kinase inhibitor 1C, translating to MYKLICFFAMLAVALAAPAPEPAPEPQPPAIPALTYAFRAPYAAPYAYPAQLAYAAPYPAYPAYPAAPVPYNKFF from the exons ATGTACAAGCTG ATCTGCTTCTTCGCCATGCTGGCGGTGGCGTTGGCCGCGCCGGCGCCCGAGCCAGCGCCGGAGCCCCAGCCGCCTGCCATCCCAGCCTTGACCTACGCCTTCCGGGCGCCCTACGCCGCCCCGTACGCCTACCCCGCGCAACTCGCCTACGCCGCCCCGTACCCCGCCTATCCCGCCTACCCCGCTGCCCCCGTCCCCTACAACAAGTTTTTCTAG
- the LOC105395001 gene encoding uncharacterized protein LOC105395001 → MNKVSVVVALLASLGSASCYLILEEAPMGFPPALPPGYTAYPPAYPAAYPPGYPAYAVPAPVQEIVAAPAPQPTLVSQSYPVGYQGYSYGTNLQPTGYNPTGYNYNYVYGGAAPAVAEPAAFGLGGFPYPYAYTNDWFYRNN, encoded by the exons ATGAATAAAGTTTCAGTGGTG GTAGCCCTCCTGGCCTCATTGGGCTCAGCGTCCTGCTACCTCATCCTCGAGGAAGCTCCAATGGGCTTCCCACCTGCCCTGCCTCCTGGCTACACTGCCTACCCGCCTGCCTACCCCGCTGCCTACCCACCAGGGTACCCTGCCTACGCAGTGCCGGCTCCAGTTCAAGAAATAGTTGCAGCACCGGCACCTCAGCCAACTTTAGTGTCGCAGAGTTACCCTGTCGGGTACCAGGGCTACTCGTATGGCACGAATCTGCAGCCCACAGGATATAATCCAACTGGCTACAATTATAATTACGTGTATGgtggcgcggcgccggcggtcGCCGAACCCGCGGCCTTCGGGCTGGGAGGCTTCCCGTACCCGTACGCGTACACCAACGACTGGTTCTATCGCAATAACTGA
- the LOC105395015 gene encoding cuticle protein produces the protein MFKLIVLTAVLAFAAAKPNELLYPGQLAYAAPYASYATPYSYAAATPYSYAYSAPAVAYSSQVAYTAKVATPVTYAAPVAQQVAYATPVAQQVAYAAPIAKVATPVTYAAPVAKYAYAAAPVQQVAYSTPVQQVAYTAPIAKVATPVTYAAAPVAQQVAYTPVAQQVAYTTPVAQQVTYTTPVAQSVVAAAPVYTQPIAKYATYASAYAPAYATPVAYSAYTPSYSTYLVKKK, from the exons ATGTTCAAGCTG ATCGTCCTGACCGCCGTGCTGGCCTTCGCCGCCGCCAAGCCCAACGAGCTGCTGTACCCCGGCCAGCTCGCCTACGCCGCTCCCTACGCGTCTTACGCCACCCCCTACTCCTACGCCGCCGCCACCCCCTACTCGTACGCCTACTCTGCCCCCGCTGTGGCCTACTCCTCCCAGGTGGCCTACACCGCTAAGGTCGCCACCCCCGTGACCTACGCCGCTCCCGTCGCCCAGCAGGTGGCCTACGCCACCCCTGTCGCCCAGCAGGTCGCCTACGCCGCTCCCATCGCCAAGGTCGCCACCCCGGTGACATacgccgcccccgtcgccAAGTACGCGTACGCCGCTGCCCCCGTCCAGCAGGTCGCTTACTCCACCCCCGTCCAGCAGGTGGCTTACACCGCCCCCATCGCTAAGGTCGCCACCCCCGTGACctacgccgccgcccccgtcgccCAGCAGGTCGCCTACACCCCGGTCGCCCAGCAGGTCGCCTACACCACCCCTGTGGCCCAGCAAGTGACCTACACCACCCCGGTGGCCCAGTCCGTGGTCGCCGCCGCTCCCGTCTACACCCAGCCCATCGCCAAGTACGCCACCTACGCCTCTGCCTACGCTCCCGCCTACGCCACCCCCGTGGCCTACTCCGCGTACACCCCTTCCTACTCCACCTACCTGGTCAAGAAGAAGTGA
- the LOC119693955 gene encoding vitelline membrane protein Vm26Ab-like, translating into MFKLIVSFTVLAVAAAKPGIHSVAYPAVAAAYTAPVAAAYPYAAAYTAAYTAPVAAAYTAPVAAAYTAPVAAAYTAPVAYSSPVATSYSSRVDTYGSAPIVAAAYTAPVAAYTAPVLLKK; encoded by the exons ATGTTCAAGCTG ATTGTTTCCTTCACCGTGCTGGCCGTGGCAGCCGCCAAGCCTGGAATCCACTCGGTGGCATACCCCGCGGTTGCTGCTGCCTACACCGCGCCGGTAGCTGCCGCCTACCCGTATGCTGCTGCCTACACCGCCGCCTACACAGCGCCAGTGGCAGCCGCCTACACCGCTCCAGTAGCAGCAGCTTACACCGCCCCGGTGGCAGCAGCCTACACTGCACCAGTAGCCTACAGCAGCCCAGTGGCCACGTCATACTCGTCTAGAGTGGACACGTACGGCTCAGCTCCCATCGTGGCAGCGGCATACACGGCCCCAGTCGCTGCTTACACCGCCCCCGTCTTGCTGAAGAAGTGA
- the LOC105395016 gene encoding galectin-3-like: protein MFKLCVLSCLLAVAAAKPSPAIVYTYSGNAAVGPVVAPAVAPVAPVAPVAAPVAPVVPAQLTYSRSLLYPGGYPTPLAYAGYPGPLALSETYPAASTYAAGYPAAYSSSFLNGPYNVPYASPYTSAFYVR from the exons ATGTTTAAACTT TGTGTCCTCTCCTGCCTGCTGGCCGTAGCCGCCGCTAAGCCGAGCCCAGCCATCGTGTACACCTACTCCGGCAACGCAGCCGTGGGCCCCGTCGTGGCCCCCGCCGTGGCCCCCGTGGCCCCCGTGGCCCCCGTCGCCGCCCCTGTCGCTCCCGTCGTCCCGGCACAACTCACTTACTCCAGAAGCTTACTGTACCCCGGCGGGTACCCTACGCCGCTAGCGTACGCGGGCTACCCCGGTCCGCTAGCGTTATCCGAAACGTACCCGGCCGCCTCGACCTACGCTGCTGGATACCCTGCCGCCTACTCCAGCTCATTCCTGAACGGCCCCTACAACGTCCCCTACGCATCGCCGTACACGTCTGCGTTTTACGTCCGTTGA